The nucleotide window CCAGGGAGAGGGACTCGACCTCTGTGGCTACCACGGTCCACTCGACGGCGCAGGCGGTGGTGACCATCTTCTGGGTACGTGGGTGCAGTGCCGCCAGGTCCTGGAAGTAGCTGGAGAGCCGCTGGCGCAGGTTCTTGGCCTTGCCGACGTAGATGACCCGGCCCTCGGCGTCGAGGAAGCGGTAGACGCCGGGTGAGGTAGGGATCTCCCCTGGCGCGGGGCGATACGTCGAAGGGTCAGCCATGCGCAGAAGCCTAGCGGGCGGGATATTTTGTAGGTCTGCACGATGTGACACAGGCGCAGACATAGGCACAGGCATAGCCGCAACCACGGGTGCTGCGCTTCATGCCTGCGGAAACCAAGGTGGTGGGCGATACTGGGATCGAACCAGTGACCTCTTCCGTGTCAGGGAAGCGCGCTCCCGCTGCGCCAATCGCCCGAGGTGGGTACCGGATTCGAACCGGTGTAAACGGCTTTGCAGGCCGGTGCCTAGCCTCTCGGCCAACCCACCAGTGAGATGCTGGGGGCTGGGTGGCCGCCCGGCTCCTCGGAGCGGATGACGGGACTCGAACCCGCGACCCTCACCTTGGCAAGGTGATGCTCTACCAACTGAGCCACATCCGCATGTTGGCGCTTCTGGTTCCTGCGAACCGTTCGGCGCGGATTGAACCTTAGCACCCCTCTACCGAACCCTGGCAAATGACAGCCCGGTGATTCAGGTCACCGGAGTGCCATTTGCTCAGGATGCTGCCTTCTGGCTAACCTTGCGCGTGCACCGGGCGATTGGCTCAGGGGTTAGAGCGCCTCGTTCACACCGAGGAGGTCACTGGTTCGATTCCAGTATCGCCCACCGGCTGCAAGCGGTCCCAGGCTCTGCGAGTCTGGGACCGCTTCTTTTTACCTGTGCTGGGCGCTCACAGGAGCGTGCCGTCGGCGATGGTGCCCGGGGCGCCGTCGGCCTCGACCTGAGCGTCGCCGGTGGCCACCGCGCCCGCCCCGAAGGTCCAGTCGCCCTTAACCGTGAGGCTGCGGGCGCCGCGGATCGAGGGCACGCCAGCCGGGAAGCGAGCCTCGAAGTCCTTGATCTTCTTGTAGTACTTGGGGTCAAGTTGCACGGTGCAGGCCTGCTCAGAAGTCATTTGGAGAAGTCCGTCCTCATCCACCTCATAGACGTCAGAGCGGACTAGGAGCAGATCATTGGTGGTCTTGACGGGCAGGAAGCGACTGCGGGGCACCTCGACCGCGGTCGCGCCCTCGAAGGCCTCGACGGCTGCCCCCATGGCCGTCTCCATCTGGATGACGGGGGTGGAGGAGGCGTCGGAGGGGTCGACGGTCTTCTCGTTCCTGATGAGCGGCAGGCCGAGGATGCCCTGGCGCTCAACGAGTGTGTCGCGCAGCACCTGCAGGTCGAACCAGAGGTTGTTGGTATGGAAGAAGGGGTGGCGGAACTGGTCGGTGAAGTAGTGCATCTGCTCAGGCGGAGTCTGGGCGGTGTCGCGCAGGATGATGCGCCCGTCGGACTTGCGCACCGCCAAGTGGCCGCCTTTGACATCAGCGGGGGTGCGGCGGCACATCTCGGGGGCGTAGGGGGCGCCGGAGGCGGCGAACCAGCCAGCGATGCGGGCTGAGGGGGCGGCGCCGAGGTTGTCGGAGTTGGAGGTCATGGCGTAGCGGTAGCCACGCTCCAGCAGGGCGTCCAGGACACCAGAGGAGACCAGGGCGGTGTAGATGTCGCCGTGGCCCGGCGGGCACCACTCCAGCGACGGGTCCGCCTCCCACGTCACGGGGGTCAGGTCGTCGGCGCGCAGCTTGGGCTCGCGGTTTTGCAGGAAGTCCAGGGGCAGGCCGTCCACCTCGATGCCGGGGTGCTTGGCCAAGGCCGAGAGGGTGTCCTCACGGGTGCGGAAGGAGTCCATGAAGATCAGCGGCAGGGTGACGCCGTACTTAGCACGGGCCGCCTGGACCTGGTCCACCAGGAGGTCTAGGAAGGACTTGCCATCGCGCACAGGCAAAAGGGATTTGGCCTTGTCCATGCCCATGGAGGTGCCTAGGCCGCCGTTGAGCTTGATCATGACGGTCTTGGACAGGGCCTCGCGCGCTTGCTCGTAGCTGATCTCGACGTCGTCGATGGAGTCGATCTCGGTGAGCGGCTCGATGGTCTCCTCGGGGATGAGGCCCGTGGCACCGGCCTCAAGTGCCCGGTAGTAGTGGGTGAAGACGTCGATGGCCTGCTCGGCGACGCCGCCGACACGCATCTTGTCCTGGGCAGCAGTGAGTCCGTTCTCGCTCATGGACACAGGTTATCTCCCCGGCGTCAACGTATGTGACCACAGGTTGTCTGGGGCTTGACCAGACTCAGTGACCCCCCTCAGTGACCCATCAGTGCCCCCTTAGTGCATCCGGCGAGTTGCCCACAGGGGGCGCACTTCCCCTGGGCGTCAGGCACCTGAGCGCATAGCCTGGCCCTGCAGACCCCGAACGGAGGCATCCCCATGTCCCTCGAAACTGACGCCAACGACCCCAGGGCACGTCGCGAAGAGCGGCCCGTCGACCTCTCTGAGGTCCTACGCCGCCTCGACGTCTTGGACCGCAAGATCGACTGGATCGCGCGCCGCGTCAGTCCTGCCGAGACAGCTGCGGCTGAGCGGTCGGCAGCACCCGTGGCGGCGGCTCCCGCCCGGTCGGCGGCGCCTGTCCCGGCCACGGCACACCGCTTCGCCCCGCCGACGGCGGCCGCCCCGTCCCAGCCCCGGCCATCGTCTGCGAACCCCTTCGCCGCGCCGACGGCGACGCCCCGCCCGGCGGC belongs to Actinomyces trachealis and includes:
- a CDS encoding UTP--glucose-1-phosphate uridylyltransferase, producing the protein MSENGLTAAQDKMRVGGVAEQAIDVFTHYYRALEAGATGLIPEETIEPLTEIDSIDDVEISYEQAREALSKTVMIKLNGGLGTSMGMDKAKSLLPVRDGKSFLDLLVDQVQAARAKYGVTLPLIFMDSFRTREDTLSALAKHPGIEVDGLPLDFLQNREPKLRADDLTPVTWEADPSLEWCPPGHGDIYTALVSSGVLDALLERGYRYAMTSNSDNLGAAPSARIAGWFAASGAPYAPEMCRRTPADVKGGHLAVRKSDGRIILRDTAQTPPEQMHYFTDQFRHPFFHTNNLWFDLQVLRDTLVERQGILGLPLIRNEKTVDPSDASSTPVIQMETAMGAAVEAFEGATAVEVPRSRFLPVKTTNDLLLVRSDVYEVDEDGLLQMTSEQACTVQLDPKYYKKIKDFEARFPAGVPSIRGARSLTVKGDWTFGAGAVATGDAQVEADGAPGTIADGTLL